Proteins encoded in a region of the Verrucomicrobiota bacterium genome:
- the mgtE gene encoding magnesium transporter, which translates to MIGNLLQPELAELIRQRNFNQLREILCGFKPPDLAEIFTDLKPDEEAVLLRILPHELAADVFEYLSLEDQEQLVHALGNEQVAQILNDLSPDDRTALLEELPAAATQKLLNLLSPEERKIAADLLGYPKDSIGRRMTPEYVAIKKTWTVEEVLAHLRREGRRRESLNQLYVVDEKGKLVDWVRLRNLVVAEPSTPVVELLENRNIALRATDDQETAIAAFKKYDVTILPVMDVKDVLVGVVTVDDVLDLAEKEATEDIQKLGGMEALDAPYLKIGLLSMIKKRAGWLSILFVSEMFTATAMGYFEGEIAKAAVLALFLPLILSSGGNSGSQATSLIIRAMAVRDVDLRDWWRVLRRELLAGVALGAVLATIVLIRIFLWPHKETLYTEHYALVAFTVSISLVGVVLWGSVVGSMLPFVLRRLGFDPAASSAPFVATLVDVTGIIIYFNVAYQILRHTLLQ; encoded by the coding sequence ATGATTGGCAACCTGCTCCAGCCGGAACTTGCCGAGTTGATTCGACAACGGAATTTCAATCAACTCCGCGAGATCCTCTGCGGGTTTAAGCCGCCGGACCTCGCTGAGATTTTCACTGACCTCAAACCGGATGAAGAGGCCGTCCTGCTCCGCATCTTGCCACATGAGCTTGCGGCGGACGTTTTCGAGTATCTGAGCCTGGAGGATCAGGAACAACTCGTTCATGCATTGGGCAACGAGCAAGTGGCGCAAATCTTAAACGACCTTTCGCCGGACGACCGCACTGCGCTGCTCGAAGAATTGCCGGCCGCGGCAACGCAGAAACTTTTGAATCTGCTTTCGCCGGAAGAACGGAAGATCGCCGCTGATCTGCTCGGCTATCCCAAGGACTCCATCGGCCGCCGGATGACGCCGGAGTATGTCGCCATCAAGAAAACCTGGACGGTGGAAGAAGTCCTGGCCCACTTGCGCCGGGAAGGGCGGAGGCGCGAATCGCTCAATCAACTCTATGTCGTGGACGAAAAGGGAAAACTGGTGGACTGGGTGCGCCTGCGCAATCTGGTGGTGGCCGAACCGTCAACGCCGGTGGTGGAGCTTCTTGAAAACCGCAACATTGCTCTACGCGCCACCGATGACCAGGAAACCGCCATTGCGGCGTTTAAGAAATACGACGTTACGATTCTCCCCGTGATGGATGTGAAAGATGTTTTGGTAGGCGTCGTCACTGTCGATGACGTGCTGGATCTGGCGGAAAAGGAGGCCACCGAGGACATCCAAAAGCTCGGCGGTATGGAAGCGCTCGACGCGCCGTATCTCAAGATCGGTCTGCTCTCGATGATCAAGAAGCGCGCCGGCTGGCTGTCCATTTTGTTTGTCAGCGAAATGTTCACCGCTACGGCGATGGGCTACTTCGAAGGTGAAATCGCCAAAGCGGCGGTGCTGGCGCTTTTTCTGCCGTTAATTCTTTCGAGCGGTGGCAACTCGGGTTCGCAAGCTACTTCTCTGATCATTCGGGCTATGGCGGTGCGTGATGTTGACCTCCGCGATTGGTGGCGGGTGTTACGGCGCGAACTGCTTGCTGGAGTAGCGCTGGGCGCCGTGCTCGCCACGATTGTTCTGATTCGTATTTTCCTATGGCCGCACAAGGAAACGCTTTACACCGAGCACTACGCGCTCGTGGCTTTCACGGTATCCATCAGCCTGGTGGGTGTGGTTTTGTGGGGCAGCGTCGTTGGCTCGATGTTGCCGTTTGTCCTTCGCCGCTTGGGATTCGACCCGGCGGCATCCTCCGCTCCGTTTGTTGCGACGTTGGTTGATGTCACCGGAATAATCATTTACTTCAATGTCGCCTACCAGATTTTGCGCCATACCTTGCTCCAATAA
- a CDS encoding iron-sulfur cluster assembly accessory protein yields METVTSNESAVSLTEGAASHVKEMLQEQPENAGKSLRVYVEDGGCSGMQYGMVFDEPRADDLVSAFHGVSVLVDPFSANYLRGTVIDFSDALTGGGFKISNPNARQSCGCGKSFEAGTG; encoded by the coding sequence ATGGAAACCGTGACCTCAAATGAATCCGCTGTCAGTCTGACGGAAGGCGCGGCCAGCCACGTGAAAGAGATGTTGCAGGAGCAACCGGAAAACGCCGGCAAATCTCTCCGGGTTTACGTGGAGGACGGCGGCTGCTCCGGCATGCAATACGGAATGGTGTTCGACGAACCGCGGGCCGACGACCTGGTCAGTGCTTTTCACGGCGTCTCCGTGCTGGTTGATCCCTTCAGCGCCAATTATCTGCGCGGCACCGTGATCGACTTTTCCGACGCGTTGACCGGCGGTGGTTTCAAGATCTCCAACCCCAACGCGCGCCAAAGCTGTGGTTGCGGTAAATCTTTCGAAGCCGGGACAGGATAG